Proteins encoded in a region of the Flammeovirga yaeyamensis genome:
- the pdhA gene encoding pyruvate dehydrogenase (acetyl-transferring) E1 component subunit alpha, with protein sequence MSQEEKVLKEERAFSKEQYWEWYENMLLVRRFEEKTAQLYGQQKIRGFCHLYIGQEACAAGQVSALTKDDSYITAYRDHAHPIMLGTDPGAVMAEMYGKATGTTKGKGGSMHIFDKSVNFAGGHGIVGAQIPMGAGIAFSEKYKGTKNLCVTMFGDGAIRQGAMHEAFNMAMAWKLPVIFIVENNGYAMGTSVERTSNVHHLYELGAAYDIPSRPVDGMTVEEVHIAMEEAAAHVRAGKGPYFLEFRTYRYKGHSMSDPAKYRTKEEVAEYKAQDPIEKVKQTILKNKWATEEELKEFDKGLKAKVLEAVKFAEESPFPDKSEAYTDVYVEENYPFLDS encoded by the coding sequence ATGTCTCAAGAAGAAAAAGTACTGAAAGAAGAGCGTGCCTTCTCAAAAGAGCAATATTGGGAATGGTATGAAAACATGCTATTAGTAAGACGTTTTGAAGAAAAAACGGCACAACTATATGGTCAGCAAAAAATTAGAGGTTTCTGTCACTTGTATATCGGACAGGAAGCTTGTGCCGCTGGTCAGGTTTCTGCGTTAACTAAAGACGATTCTTATATTACAGCATACCGTGATCACGCTCATCCAATTATGTTGGGTACAGACCCAGGTGCTGTGATGGCAGAAATGTACGGTAAAGCAACTGGTACAACTAAAGGTAAAGGTGGTTCAATGCACATCTTCGATAAAAGTGTAAACTTTGCAGGTGGACACGGTATCGTAGGTGCACAAATTCCTATGGGAGCTGGTATTGCATTTTCTGAGAAATATAAAGGAACGAAAAACCTTTGTGTAACTATGTTTGGTGATGGTGCTATCCGTCAGGGTGCAATGCACGAAGCATTCAACATGGCAATGGCTTGGAAATTACCAGTAATCTTTATCGTAGAGAACAACGGTTATGCAATGGGTACTTCTGTAGAAAGAACATCCAATGTACACCACTTATACGAATTAGGTGCTGCATATGATATCCCTTCTCGTCCAGTAGATGGTATGACAGTAGAGGAAGTTCATATTGCAATGGAAGAGGCTGCTGCTCACGTACGTGCAGGTAAAGGTCCTTACTTCTTAGAATTCAGAACATACCGTTACAAAGGTCACTCGATGTCCGATCCAGCAAAATACCGTACGAAAGAAGAGGTAGCTGAGTACAAGGCACAAGACCCTATTGAAAAAGTAAAACAAACGATTTTGAAGAACAAGTGGGCAACTGAAGAAGAATTGAAAGAGTTCGACAAAGGCTTAAAGGCAAAAGTGTTGGAAGCTGTGAAATTCGCTGAAGAGTCTCCATTCCCAGATAAATCGGAAGCATATACAGATGTTTATGTTGAAGAGAACTACCCGTTCTTGGATTCTTAA
- a CDS encoding helix-turn-helix domain-containing protein — MKFEKPTGEYLEILDLTSNCDSSMLNQNEGKLSVIWFTSNDNTLIIDGRERQFDHNEIIFLTEFHQVEKVKINTAKFVRFNKSFYCIVNHDSEVGCKGVLFFGSSSIPRINLSNEDGEMLISLWKIFEYEMKSADELQLEMLQMLLKRLLILCTRILKKQTALSELEDDKLTIVKEFNYLVEQHFKEKKTVAEYADLLNKSPKTLSNVFKLLGQKTPLQFIQERILLEARRQIIYTDQSISEIAYELGYDDIQAFSRFFKKAEGSSPSEYRTLQTKKVS; from the coding sequence ATGAAATTTGAGAAACCAACAGGAGAATACCTCGAAATATTAGACCTTACCTCTAATTGTGATTCATCGATGTTAAATCAGAATGAAGGGAAACTTTCTGTGATTTGGTTTACATCAAATGATAATACCTTAATTATTGATGGCAGAGAAAGGCAATTTGACCATAACGAAATTATATTTCTGACAGAGTTTCATCAAGTGGAGAAGGTAAAAATCAATACTGCTAAATTTGTAAGGTTCAATAAATCCTTCTATTGTATTGTTAATCACGATAGCGAAGTAGGCTGCAAAGGAGTACTCTTCTTTGGATCAAGTAGTATCCCTCGTATCAATTTATCTAATGAAGATGGAGAAATGTTGATCTCCTTGTGGAAAATATTTGAATACGAGATGAAATCAGCGGATGAACTTCAACTAGAAATGCTTCAAATGCTCCTCAAAAGGCTTTTGATATTGTGTACGCGTATTCTAAAGAAGCAAACCGCATTATCAGAGCTGGAAGACGATAAACTCACCATCGTCAAAGAATTTAATTATTTAGTGGAACAGCATTTTAAGGAAAAGAAGACGGTGGCAGAATATGCAGACCTTCTCAATAAATCTCCTAAAACGCTATCCAATGTATTTAAGTTATTAGGACAAAAAACTCCTCTTCAATTTATTCAAGAAAGAATTTTATTAGAAGCAAGGAGACAAATAATCTATACTGATCAGTCCATTTCTGAGATTGCTTATGAATTAGGATATGATGACATTCAGGCCTTCAGTAGGTTCTTCAAAAAAGCAGAAGGCAGCAGTCCGAGTGAATACAGAACATTGCAAACAAAAAAAGTCAGCTGA
- a CDS encoding DUF1349 domain-containing protein, which yields MKKFLLIGCMLFTSPYLFAQMNPQVMQWFNAPEKWEVKDNKLTMQVTGQTDYWRKTHYGFTVDDGPFYYQTRGGEFEVNVKITGAYKTRFDQMGLMLRIDEKHWIKTGIEYVDGVYNFSAVVTNDHSSWSVVALEGKPKSIWIKAIRRQDSVEISYSLDGKNYQMSNLAYLPDHKPMMVGMMAASPDGDGFEAVFEDFDIKHLADERRLEWLEKNQE from the coding sequence ATGAAAAAATTCCTTTTAATAGGATGTATGCTATTTACATCACCTTATTTATTTGCCCAAATGAATCCACAAGTTATGCAATGGTTTAATGCCCCTGAAAAATGGGAAGTAAAAGACAATAAATTAACCATGCAAGTCACTGGTCAGACTGATTATTGGAGAAAAACGCACTATGGTTTTACGGTAGACGATGGTCCTTTCTATTATCAAACAAGAGGTGGAGAGTTCGAAGTGAATGTAAAAATTACTGGCGCTTATAAAACTCGTTTTGACCAAATGGGGTTGATGCTTCGCATAGATGAAAAACATTGGATCAAGACAGGTATTGAATATGTAGACGGAGTGTATAACTTCTCTGCTGTAGTGACCAACGATCATTCAAGCTGGAGTGTAGTTGCTTTAGAAGGAAAACCGAAATCAATCTGGATTAAAGCCATCCGTAGACAAGATTCAGTTGAGATCTCTTATTCATTGGATGGGAAAAATTATCAGATGAGTAATTTAGCTTATTTGCCTGATCATAAACCAATGATGGTAGGCATGATGGCCGCAAGTCCTGATGGTGATGGTTTTGAAGCTGTATTCGAAGATTTTGATATCAAACATTTAGCTGATGAGAGACGCTTAGAGTGGTTAGAAAAGAATCAAGAATAA
- a CDS encoding porin family protein — protein sequence MKKLVENVSLLLAKIFICVLLLIVSTTEVKCQSLIENNNKGAWGVAVSYGNQLDKDAVFYGWSVDYSKPIGNGPFSVGAALMWDNELERTSENRITDVSTFTFAATLNYKINDKWSIGTGLAKGFMDNDNSSRQYRFNSGDWSTGLILNYQFNIGKQRFNISGSYEYNMSQKETSLSFDLGYVLPW from the coding sequence ATGAAAAAATTAGTTGAAAATGTCTCATTACTACTTGCTAAGATATTTATATGTGTTCTGTTATTGATTGTGTCAACAACAGAAGTGAAATGTCAATCTTTAATCGAAAATAATAATAAAGGAGCGTGGGGAGTGGCAGTGAGTTATGGTAATCAGTTGGATAAAGATGCCGTTTTCTATGGATGGTCTGTAGATTACAGTAAGCCAATTGGAAATGGTCCGTTCTCAGTAGGAGCCGCTTTAATGTGGGATAATGAGTTAGAGAGAACAAGTGAAAATAGAATAACAGATGTGTCTACCTTCACTTTTGCAGCAACATTAAATTATAAGATCAATGATAAATGGTCGATAGGGACAGGTCTTGCCAAAGGCTTTATGGATAACGATAATTCCTCAAGGCAATATCGTTTTAATAGTGGCGATTGGAGTACAGGTCTTATTCTTAATTATCAATTTAATATTGGGAAGCAGCGATTCAATATCAGTGGCTCTTATGAGTACAATATGAGTCAGAAAGAAACGAGTTTGAGTTTTGATTTGGGATATGTGCTTCCTTGGTAG
- a CDS encoding dienelactone hydrolase family protein translates to MKKVSIFLSIIFLMGLSFLSFHQTSEPKEPVLCHADIESARAFAEFTNQKEFREAHSMSRTLDKTKFKGKRISFDVADGKQGEAYFVKSKKKSSKYLFVFHEWWGLNDYVRNESDRYAKDLGDVNIIALDLYDGNVGTTREEASKYMKACDPKRAASIIQGALAYVGKDAKVATVGWCFGGGWSLQSALQIDQQAVGCVMYYGMPVKDVDRLKDLKCDVLGIFGEKDKWINPDVAAEFENNMKSAGKNLTVKMYGSDHAFANPSSDRYNEADAQNANKEALAFIKKSFSAMP, encoded by the coding sequence ATGAAAAAAGTAAGCATCTTTCTATCCATCATTTTCTTGATGGGACTTTCATTCCTGTCATTTCATCAAACATCAGAACCTAAAGAACCGGTATTATGCCATGCAGATATAGAGTCGGCAAGAGCATTTGCGGAATTTACGAACCAAAAGGAGTTTCGTGAGGCACACAGTATGTCAAGAACATTGGATAAGACGAAGTTTAAAGGGAAACGTATTTCCTTTGATGTAGCCGATGGTAAACAAGGAGAAGCTTATTTTGTGAAGTCGAAAAAGAAGTCTTCTAAGTATTTATTTGTATTTCATGAGTGGTGGGGACTGAACGATTATGTGAGAAATGAATCGGATCGATATGCAAAAGATCTAGGTGATGTTAATATTATAGCATTGGATTTATACGATGGTAATGTTGGGACCACTAGAGAAGAAGCAAGCAAATACATGAAAGCATGTGATCCTAAACGAGCTGCTTCTATTATTCAGGGAGCCTTGGCTTATGTTGGAAAAGACGCTAAAGTAGCCACAGTGGGTTGGTGCTTTGGCGGAGGTTGGTCATTGCAATCTGCACTTCAGATTGATCAACAAGCAGTGGGTTGTGTGATGTATTACGGAATGCCTGTCAAAGATGTAGATCGTTTGAAAGATCTAAAATGTGATGTTTTGGGTATTTTCGGTGAGAAAGATAAATGGATCAATCCGGACGTTGCAGCAGAGTTTGAAAATAATATGAAGTCGGCAGGGAAGAACTTAACAGTGAAGATGTATGGTTCGGATCATGCTTTTGCCAATCCATCATCAGATAGATATAATGAAGCGGATGCTCAAAATGCAAATAAGGAAGCTTTGGCGTTTATCAAAAAATCATTTTCAGCAATGCCATAG
- a CDS encoding saccharopine dehydrogenase family protein yields MKTILILGAGRSASSLINYLCEHANDASWKILLGDYQLALAKEKIKKYQGVATAFQFDINNEEHKQKYIPQADIIVSMLPARFHIEVAKIAVEHGIPMTTASYITEEMQDLNEQAKEKGIILLNEIGLDPGIDHMSAMKMIEEVKEKGNKIEGFESFTGGLMAPESDNNPWNYKFTWNPRNVVIAGQGGAVRFLHNGKYKYIPYHKLFRRTERIEIDHYGSFEGYANRDSLKYVEKYGLEGVPTVYRGTLRRPGFCRAWNCFVMLGATDDSYVMEDTEDMTYREFINSFLRYNPQDSVELKLMQYLKLSQDDLEMDKLRWLDIFSDKKVGLKSATPAQILQKILEEKWKLAKDDKDMIVMYHKLFYQSGDENIMRTSHMVVKGKDQTFTAMSDTVGIPLAIATKLILEGKITKTGTCIPVHKNIYEPVLEELKQHGIEFVEKEVKMSPSELSSL; encoded by the coding sequence CACGCTAACGACGCATCTTGGAAGATTCTTTTGGGTGATTATCAATTGGCTTTGGCCAAAGAGAAAATCAAAAAGTATCAAGGGGTCGCTACGGCCTTTCAATTTGATATAAACAACGAAGAACACAAACAAAAGTACATCCCTCAAGCAGATATCATTGTCTCCATGCTACCGGCGAGATTTCATATAGAAGTCGCTAAAATTGCTGTAGAACATGGGATTCCTATGACCACGGCTTCTTACATCACCGAGGAAATGCAAGACTTGAACGAACAAGCCAAAGAAAAAGGAATCATTTTATTAAATGAAATAGGACTTGATCCGGGCATCGATCATATGTCTGCGATGAAGATGATTGAGGAGGTGAAAGAAAAAGGAAACAAGATCGAAGGTTTCGAGTCGTTTACTGGCGGTTTAATGGCCCCTGAATCAGATAACAATCCTTGGAATTATAAATTCACTTGGAACCCTCGTAATGTAGTCATTGCCGGACAAGGTGGTGCCGTTCGCTTTCTTCATAATGGAAAATACAAGTACATCCCGTATCATAAATTATTTAGAAGAACGGAGCGTATCGAAATTGATCATTACGGGAGTTTTGAGGGATACGCCAACAGAGACTCTCTAAAATATGTCGAGAAGTACGGTTTAGAAGGTGTACCTACAGTCTACAGAGGTACATTAAGAAGACCTGGATTCTGCAGAGCATGGAACTGCTTTGTAATGTTAGGAGCCACAGATGATAGTTATGTAATGGAAGATACCGAAGACATGACCTACCGTGAATTCATCAATTCTTTCTTACGTTATAACCCTCAAGACTCTGTAGAATTGAAGCTGATGCAGTATCTAAAATTATCTCAAGATGATTTGGAAATGGACAAACTGAGATGGTTAGACATATTCTCTGATAAAAAAGTAGGTTTAAAATCGGCTACCCCTGCCCAAATTCTCCAAAAAATATTAGAAGAAAAATGGAAATTGGCGAAAGACGATAAAGACATGATTGTGATGTATCATAAGTTATTCTATCAATCAGGTGATGAGAATATCATGCGAACATCACATATGGTGGTCAAAGGAAAGGATCAAACTTTTACAGCAATGTCGGATACAGTAGGGATTCCTCTTGCTATCGCTACTAAATTGATATTGGAAGGGAAGATTACCAAAACAGGAACGTGTATTCCTGTTCACAAAAATATCTACGAACCTGTATTGGAAGAATTGAAACAGCACGGGATTGAGTTTGTGGAGAAAGAAGTGAAAATGAGTCCTTCTGAGCTTTCAAGTTTATAA
- a CDS encoding MarC family protein encodes MKEAITYGLLAFTSFFTLINPVGIMPVFMTITNQLEKDERKRTALRATLIAYCFLIFFAISGQSLFKFFGISIDSLRVVGGIIFFLVGFDMLQARLGSVKVTKDEIHEYANDVAITPLAIPIICGPGSIANAIILMDNAGDSPYKMGALFIAITLVLAITCLSLLGASPIMKVLGDTGNKLMLRLMGLIVMVMAVEFLFAGLGPLIHRFIMNP; translated from the coding sequence ATGAAAGAAGCCATCACATATGGCCTGTTGGCCTTTACTTCTTTCTTCACTCTGATCAACCCGGTAGGAATTATGCCGGTTTTCATGACGATCACGAATCAGTTGGAGAAAGACGAAAGAAAAAGAACGGCACTTAGAGCCACTTTAATTGCCTATTGTTTCTTGATTTTCTTTGCGATTTCAGGACAATCGCTTTTTAAATTTTTCGGGATTTCTATCGATTCTCTGAGAGTTGTAGGAGGTATTATCTTCTTCTTAGTAGGTTTTGATATGCTTCAGGCAAGATTGGGTAGCGTGAAGGTAACCAAAGATGAAATTCATGAATATGCCAATGATGTAGCAATTACTCCTTTGGCAATTCCTATTATATGTGGTCCCGGTTCTATTGCCAACGCCATTATCTTAATGGATAATGCAGGTGATAGCCCTTATAAAATGGGTGCTTTATTTATTGCAATCACTCTTGTATTGGCCATTACTTGTCTAAGCTTATTAGGGGCAAGCCCAATTATGAAAGTACTAGGTGATACCGGCAACAAGTTAATGCTTCGTTTAATGGGTCTTATCGTTATGGTCATGGCCGTTGAATTCTTATTTGCAGGATTAGGACCGTTGATTCATCGATTTATAATGAATCCATAA
- a CDS encoding carboxymuconolactone decarboxylase family protein: MSQFTVPSIDQVSAQNQEIFGQLKEKLSFVPNIYAYIGKHDTGLGDFLAFGNRKSTLSNREKEIVNLSVSELNGCEYCLSAHTAISKMNGFSEAEIIQIRSGNIQFDDKLKALGTFVKSVAENSGKVDEATKNAFFNAGYNEQDLIDVVLSIAEISVTNYIHNLTKIAVDFPLAQPLNELQQV; encoded by the coding sequence ATGTCACAATTTACAGTCCCTAGTATCGATCAAGTATCGGCTCAAAATCAAGAAATCTTTGGCCAACTAAAAGAAAAACTAAGTTTCGTCCCTAACATCTATGCTTATATCGGTAAGCACGACACTGGATTGGGAGATTTCCTAGCTTTCGGTAACAGAAAGTCAACGCTTTCGAACAGAGAAAAAGAAATCGTTAACCTTTCGGTAAGTGAATTGAACGGATGCGAATACTGTCTTTCTGCCCACACTGCTATTTCTAAAATGAATGGTTTTAGTGAAGCAGAAATCATCCAAATTCGTTCAGGTAACATTCAATTTGATGATAAGTTGAAAGCTTTAGGCACTTTTGTTAAATCAGTTGCTGAAAACAGTGGTAAAGTCGATGAAGCGACTAAAAATGCCTTCTTCAATGCAGGTTATAACGAACAAGATCTTATTGATGTAGTGCTTAGTATTGCTGAGATATCAGTGACCAACTATATTCACAATTTAACGAAGATTGCAGTTGACTTCCCGTTAGCACAACCTTTAAACGAACTTCAACAAGTTTAG
- a CDS encoding tetratricopeptide repeat protein has product MKEKKQKVDKGNTHEEHKEYEVFESAEVLQERIVETQGFLDKNKNSVIGLVAAVVVIVAAYFLYGMNMESENAKAQAALSPAVFYFEKDSLNKALNGDVDANTVGFLAVADEYSGTKAANLANYYAGVSYMKMGEFEKAIDHLEKFSSKDLLVQARAYALIGDAYVQTENFDAAISSYKDAVNYKENDDFTPAYLMKLAFAYEAKGDVANAKSTYEAVISDYAKSQVVNDAKKYLALLNTQG; this is encoded by the coding sequence ATGAAAGAAAAAAAACAAAAAGTAGACAAAGGTAATACTCACGAGGAACATAAGGAGTACGAAGTATTTGAGAGCGCTGAGGTATTACAGGAGAGAATTGTAGAGACACAAGGTTTCCTTGATAAAAATAAAAATAGTGTAATCGGTTTAGTTGCTGCTGTTGTAGTAATCGTAGCTGCTTACTTCTTATATGGAATGAACATGGAGTCGGAAAACGCAAAAGCTCAAGCAGCTTTATCTCCTGCAGTTTTCTACTTCGAAAAAGACTCTTTAAACAAAGCCTTAAATGGTGATGTTGATGCAAACACTGTTGGTTTCTTAGCTGTTGCTGATGAGTACAGCGGAACAAAAGCTGCCAACCTTGCAAACTACTATGCAGGTGTTTCTTACATGAAAATGGGTGAGTTCGAAAAAGCAATCGATCACTTAGAGAAATTCTCTTCTAAAGATTTATTAGTTCAAGCTAGAGCATATGCTTTAATCGGAGATGCTTACGTTCAAACTGAAAACTTTGATGCAGCGATCTCATCTTACAAAGATGCAGTGAACTACAAGGAGAACGACGATTTCACTCCTGCTTACTTAATGAAATTAGCATTTGCTTATGAGGCAAAAGGTGATGTAGCTAACGCTAAATCAACTTACGAAGCTGTGATCTCAGATTACGCTAAGTCTCAAGTAGTAAATGACGCTAAGAAATATTTAGCATTATTGAATACACAAGGTTAA
- a CDS encoding alpha/beta fold hydrolase, protein MLKLTDNGIDAPVLVLIHGFCENKSIWDDFIPSLTPYFRVICLDLPGCGENPEIVSPSPQLSDFADEIHQTLQDVGVSKYTMIGHSLGGYVTLAYAKKYQTSLNGIGLFHSTAFEDDVAKKEVRIKAADFVRANGARAFVAPMIGNLFAEKRREQHRPTIHQIIAEAEKESVDSIAKISLAMKDRGDSAALLTQLNIPVLFINGKKDGAVPLEKSVEQSHLPNDAHVYYLGDVGHMGMFEEKLKCQQIVMNFLTYVGMKS, encoded by the coding sequence ATGCTGAAGTTAACGGATAATGGTATTGATGCACCTGTACTCGTATTAATACACGGTTTCTGCGAAAATAAATCGATTTGGGATGATTTTATCCCCTCACTTACTCCTTATTTTAGAGTGATCTGTTTAGATCTACCTGGATGTGGTGAAAACCCCGAGATAGTATCACCTTCCCCCCAATTAAGTGATTTTGCCGATGAGATACATCAAACACTTCAAGATGTAGGCGTATCGAAATATACTATGATCGGACATTCATTAGGAGGATACGTCACTTTAGCATATGCTAAGAAATACCAAACTTCATTAAACGGCATTGGCCTTTTCCATTCTACCGCCTTTGAAGACGACGTTGCCAAAAAAGAAGTCAGAATAAAAGCAGCTGATTTTGTTAGAGCCAACGGTGCCAGAGCCTTTGTTGCTCCAATGATCGGTAACCTATTTGCCGAAAAAAGAAGAGAGCAACATCGCCCGACTATACATCAAATAATAGCAGAGGCTGAGAAAGAAAGTGTCGATAGTATTGCCAAAATTTCCCTCGCTATGAAAGATAGAGGAGATAGTGCAGCACTACTTACTCAACTAAACATCCCTGTATTATTTATCAATGGTAAAAAAGACGGAGCAGTACCATTAGAAAAAAGCGTCGAGCAAAGTCACCTACCCAACGATGCCCACGTGTATTACCTAGGAGATGTTGGACATATGGGAATGTTTGAGGAGAAGTTGAAGTGTCAGCAGATTGTGATGAACTTTCTAACCTATGTGGGAATGAAAAGTTAA
- the trxA gene encoding thioredoxin: MKKINNIEEYNALVAQGTPVLLDFYADWCGPCQALLPTVEKLSDEYDGKVTIQKVNIEEVPELAALHKVRSIPNLVFMKNQEVVNTHVGFAGEDVLRKNLDALAN, translated from the coding sequence ATGAAGAAGATTAATAACATCGAAGAATATAATGCATTGGTAGCACAAGGAACTCCAGTTTTACTAGACTTTTATGCTGATTGGTGTGGACCTTGTCAGGCTTTACTTCCAACAGTAGAGAAGTTATCTGATGAGTACGATGGAAAAGTTACCATCCAAAAAGTAAATATCGAGGAGGTTCCAGAATTGGCCGCACTTCATAAAGTAAGAAGTATTCCCAACTTGGTGTTTATGAAGAACCAAGAAGTAGTCAATACACATGTTGGTTTTGCAGGAGAAGATGTACTAAGAAAAAACTTAGACGCTTTAGCCAACTAA
- a CDS encoding RNA polymerase sigma factor, which produces MKFEEIYQNYWQKVFRLAMGYVNDHDLAKDLTQDVFIIVYQKLSTFNKQSSIGTWIFRIASNTCLRSVEKRQKQQTTDLPQDLSSSENQFEDNDQIKFLYQCISTLSEIDRLIISLELEEVPQNEIAEIVGISNGNVRTKIHRIKEKLNKKMLRYEYS; this is translated from the coding sequence ATGAAATTTGAAGAAATATATCAGAACTATTGGCAGAAAGTCTTTCGACTTGCAATGGGGTATGTTAATGATCATGACCTTGCCAAGGATCTGACACAAGATGTTTTCATCATTGTGTATCAAAAGCTTTCTACTTTCAATAAGCAATCAAGCATTGGTACTTGGATTTTTAGAATTGCATCAAATACTTGTTTAAGATCGGTAGAGAAACGACAAAAGCAACAAACTACTGACCTTCCGCAAGATTTATCCTCATCCGAAAATCAGTTTGAAGATAATGATCAAATCAAATTCTTATACCAATGTATTTCAACACTTTCTGAAATTGATCGATTGATTATTTCACTTGAACTCGAAGAAGTTCCACAAAATGAAATTGCTGAGATTGTAGGAATATCGAATGGAAATGTTCGTACAAAAATCCACAGAATTAAAGAAAAATTAAATAAAAAAATGTTACGTTATGAGTACTCTTGA
- a CDS encoding toxin-antitoxin system YwqK family antitoxin has translation MLVKKISKQLEEENQEIALAENPKKDQVRVTYHKGTKIKKSVVRYVDGQRDGLSRSFYKDGKKHMEIEYVDGQKHGVSKQYNKDGSLYKEAFYDDGYVYQRKFYHKNGQLKADETYVDGEPTIHLKEYLKSGKQKSQYPEILVTMNNDTKDYNKVVLELNLDVRRKNTKFFLVKDESKEVITAEEWNPNLSFVQMYGHRGVVEIPLPKNSYIDKVVPIYVRYTTLYGRQRIDKIDYHLKVKNI, from the coding sequence ATGTTGGTAAAAAAAATAAGCAAACAATTAGAAGAAGAAAATCAAGAAATTGCATTAGCTGAAAATCCTAAAAAAGATCAAGTCCGTGTGACTTATCACAAAGGAACTAAAATCAAAAAGTCTGTAGTAAGATATGTAGATGGCCAAAGAGATGGATTGTCTAGATCGTTCTATAAGGATGGTAAAAAACACATGGAAATCGAGTACGTAGACGGTCAAAAACACGGGGTATCGAAACAATATAACAAAGACGGCTCATTGTATAAGGAAGCATTTTATGATGACGGGTATGTATATCAAAGAAAATTTTATCATAAAAATGGTCAGCTAAAAGCAGATGAAACCTATGTTGATGGAGAGCCAACTATTCATTTAAAAGAGTATCTCAAGTCAGGAAAACAAAAATCCCAATATCCAGAAATCTTAGTAACGATGAATAATGATACTAAAGATTACAATAAAGTGGTATTGGAGCTAAATCTTGATGTGAGAAGGAAGAATACCAAGTTCTTTTTAGTGAAGGATGAAAGTAAGGAAGTGATCACTGCTGAAGAATGGAATCCCAATCTATCTTTTGTTCAAATGTATGGCCACAGAGGAGTGGTAGAAATTCCTTTACCTAAAAACAGTTACATTGACAAGGTGGTACCTATTTATGTGAGATATACTACGTTATATGGTCGCCAAAGAATTGATAAAATTGATTATCATTTGAAGGTGAAGAATATATAA